A genome region from Crossiella equi includes the following:
- a CDS encoding ATP-binding protein has protein sequence MTTLVGRRRDVAEVKRLLSTTRLITLTGVGGVGKTRLAARVAAELRRSFRDGAWLVELADLTDPALVPHAVATALGLHDDTGRDRLAVLAEQLRARSVLIMLDNCEHLLDACATLVVRLLRAVPGLRVLATSRQPLGVTEEQVWPVPPLAVPDPDSAMPHQDTALTLFAERAAAVSPDFALTAENRPAVARLCKQLDGLPLAIELAAVRVRALTVGEIEERLHDRYRLLTGGSRAALPRHQTLRAAVDWSFELCAPREQLLWARLSVFAGSFDLAAAGAVCSGDGLLVEEVFELVTRLVDKSILSREDHPGGARYRLLDTLREFGQDKLSPAAREAVQARHCAHYLSQLERAEHDWFGPQQLATFRWLESEHANLRAALDSCLVTEDRAEQGLRLAGDLWCYWAGCGYLAEGGYWLDRALALAREDSPARRKALWVNGYVATLQGRVDTARDLLARCREDADRHGDELSAAYAVHRQGCLSLVGDELDEAVMLFERALEHYQGLDVVNGHVLMAYIELAVALVFRQDWERAAQLCHTACRLGSAAGEVWAQAYARFTLGLVAFSQGELNAAREHARESLSTKREFHDLLGIVLAVELLAWIAAAEGQADRAAVLLGATEAQWGAVGYPLFGSRYFTEPHARCAEAARAALGPAAYLEAHGRGRDLTTAAAIDLALGVRRVSPRPLLAPEPSTLTRRERQVAELVAEGLSNKEIGERLVIAVRTAEGHVERILQKLGFSSRARIAAWVAERRPRDVGPEQR, from the coding sequence GTGACCACCCTGGTGGGGCGGCGCAGGGACGTGGCCGAGGTCAAACGGCTGCTGTCCACCACCCGGCTGATCACCCTCACCGGCGTCGGCGGCGTCGGCAAGACCCGGCTGGCCGCACGGGTGGCCGCTGAGCTGCGCCGCTCCTTCCGCGACGGGGCCTGGCTGGTCGAGCTGGCCGACCTCACCGACCCGGCGCTGGTCCCGCACGCCGTGGCCACCGCGCTGGGCCTGCACGACGACACCGGCCGCGACCGGCTCGCCGTCCTGGCCGAACAGCTGCGCGCGCGCAGCGTGCTGATCATGCTGGACAACTGCGAGCACCTGCTCGACGCGTGCGCCACGCTGGTCGTCCGGCTGTTGCGCGCGGTGCCCGGCCTGCGCGTGCTGGCCACCAGCAGGCAGCCACTCGGCGTCACCGAGGAGCAGGTGTGGCCGGTGCCCCCGCTGGCCGTGCCCGATCCGGACTCCGCGATGCCGCACCAGGACACCGCGCTGACCCTGTTCGCCGAACGGGCCGCCGCGGTCTCCCCGGACTTCGCGCTCACCGCCGAGAACCGCCCGGCCGTGGCCCGGCTGTGCAAGCAGCTCGACGGGCTGCCGCTGGCGATCGAGCTGGCCGCGGTGCGGGTGCGCGCGCTGACCGTCGGCGAGATCGAGGAACGCCTGCACGACCGCTACCGCCTGCTCACCGGCGGCAGCCGGGCCGCGCTGCCCCGGCACCAGACGCTGCGCGCGGCGGTGGACTGGAGCTTCGAGCTGTGCGCCCCGCGCGAACAGCTGCTGTGGGCGCGGCTGTCGGTGTTCGCGGGCAGCTTCGACCTGGCCGCCGCGGGCGCGGTGTGCAGCGGCGACGGCCTGCTCGTGGAAGAGGTGTTCGAACTGGTCACCCGCCTGGTGGACAAGTCGATCCTGAGTCGGGAGGACCACCCGGGCGGTGCCCGCTACCGGCTGCTGGACACCCTGCGTGAGTTCGGCCAGGACAAGCTCTCCCCGGCCGCCCGCGAGGCCGTGCAGGCCCGGCACTGCGCGCACTACCTCAGCCAGCTGGAACGCGCCGAGCACGACTGGTTCGGCCCCCAGCAGCTGGCGACCTTCCGCTGGCTGGAGTCCGAGCACGCCAACCTGCGCGCCGCCCTGGACTCCTGCCTGGTCACCGAGGACCGGGCCGAGCAGGGCCTGCGCCTGGCCGGTGACCTCTGGTGCTACTGGGCGGGCTGCGGCTACCTGGCCGAGGGCGGCTACTGGCTGGACCGCGCGCTCGCGCTGGCCCGCGAGGACAGCCCGGCCCGGCGCAAGGCGCTGTGGGTCAACGGTTACGTGGCCACGCTCCAGGGCCGGGTGGACACCGCGCGTGACCTGCTCGCGCGGTGCCGCGAGGACGCCGACCGCCACGGCGACGAGCTGTCCGCCGCCTACGCCGTCCACCGCCAGGGCTGCCTGAGCCTGGTCGGCGACGAGCTGGACGAGGCGGTGATGCTCTTCGAGCGAGCGCTCGAGCACTACCAGGGGCTCGACGTCGTCAACGGCCACGTGCTCATGGCCTACATCGAGCTGGCGGTGGCGCTGGTTTTCCGCCAGGACTGGGAACGGGCCGCGCAGCTGTGCCACACCGCCTGCCGCCTGGGCTCGGCCGCGGGCGAGGTCTGGGCGCAGGCCTACGCCCGGTTCACGCTCGGCCTGGTCGCCTTCAGTCAGGGCGAGCTGAACGCCGCGCGCGAGCACGCCCGCGAGTCGCTGTCGACCAAGCGCGAGTTCCACGACCTGCTCGGCATCGTGCTCGCGGTCGAGCTGCTCGCCTGGATCGCGGCGGCCGAGGGCCAGGCCGACCGGGCCGCCGTGCTGCTGGGCGCCACCGAGGCGCAGTGGGGCGCGGTGGGCTACCCGCTGTTCGGCTCGCGCTACTTCACCGAACCGCACGCCCGGTGCGCCGAGGCCGCCCGCGCGGCGCTGGGCCCGGCCGCCTACCTGGAGGCACACGGCCGGGGCCGCGACCTGACCACGGCCGCGGCCATCGACCTCGCGCTGGGTGTGCGCCGCGTCTCCCCGCGCCCGCTGCTGGCCCCTGAGCCCAGCACGCTGACCCGGCGCGAACGCCAGGTCGCGGAGCTGGTGGCCGAGGGGCTGTCGAACAAGGAGATCGGCGAACGCCTGGTCATCGCGGTGCGCACGGCCGAAGGCCACGTGGAGCGCATCCTGCAGAAACTGGGCTTCAGCTCGCGGGCCCGGATCGCGGCCTGGGTGGCCGAACGGCGTCCCCGGGACGTCGGTCCGGAGCAAAGATAG
- a CDS encoding STAS domain-containing protein, translating to MSVEDSVLLTRVEHTGEASVLRVEGVLDSSSYSQLRDVLLHAVDPAPSALVVDLSRLTARTPAPLSVFAVVRLSVARWPGVPLLLAGPGPELRAVMARSTVLEFVPVHPSVRDALDSVLESPPRVRVRFSVPVKQVSPQWVAEVVGEVCRNWGVEQSGAAATTVAERLIFEALAGDAAWGEGLLLRVELCAGLLTVAVRVADPFLPPLGGGVDRELASVVHSWGYTPTGDGRRVAWATIRTSAG from the coding sequence ATGTCGGTCGAGGACAGCGTCCTGCTCACCCGCGTGGAGCACACCGGTGAGGCCTCCGTGCTGCGGGTGGAGGGAGTGCTCGACTCCTCGTCCTACTCCCAGCTCCGCGACGTGCTGCTGCACGCGGTCGATCCCGCCCCGAGCGCCCTGGTCGTGGACCTGTCCCGGCTGACCGCCCGCACCCCCGCCCCGCTGTCGGTCTTCGCCGTGGTGCGCCTGTCCGTGGCGCGCTGGCCGGGGGTGCCGCTGCTGCTGGCGGGGCCGGGACCGGAGCTGCGCGCGGTGATGGCCCGCAGCACCGTGCTGGAGTTCGTGCCGGTGCACCCGAGCGTGCGGGACGCGCTGGACTCGGTGCTGGAGAGCCCGCCGCGCGTCCGAGTGCGCTTCAGCGTGCCGGTCAAGCAGGTCAGCCCGCAGTGGGTGGCCGAGGTGGTCGGCGAGGTGTGCCGGAACTGGGGTGTCGAGCAGTCCGGCGCGGCCGCGACCACGGTGGCCGAGCGGCTGATCTTCGAGGCCCTGGCCGGGGACGCCGCCTGGGGCGAAGGCCTGCTGCTGCGCGTGGAGCTGTGCGCGGGCCTGCTGACCGTGGCGGTGCGCGTGGCCGACCCGTTCCTGCCGCCGCTGGGCGGGGGCGTGGACCGGGAGCTGGCCTCGGTCGTGCACAGCTGGGGCTACACGCCGACCGGCGACGGCCGCCGGGTCGCCTGGGCGACGATCCGGACTTCCGCTGGCTAG
- a CDS encoding ParB N-terminal domain-containing protein, whose translation MRGDTGFPRADAENDFQRARRRQVVSRLAAWLRREPDDVNIMLPFDEVVAALGRESERRLGLQTIRLESIVGSVDRTRDFDRRFRPTSTRVRERWQRLALAQRRGESIPPIEVYRIGDLHFVNDGHHRVSVAHALGLTTIDAYVTEVRTKLDPYGVRHRGDLIVKDYRRVFLERVPLTGQARAAVVMTDPWDYAELGESIEAWGFRLMQDEGRFSDRATIAARWYAEEFQPVVAMLRQADLVGERTEAEAYLVVSGERYRLIRTHRWSDEVVNALRDRMRS comes from the coding sequence GTGCGCGGTGACACCGGCTTCCCCCGCGCCGACGCGGAGAACGACTTCCAACGCGCCCGCCGCCGCCAGGTGGTGTCCCGGCTGGCCGCCTGGCTGCGCCGCGAACCGGACGACGTCAACATCATGCTGCCCTTCGACGAGGTGGTCGCCGCGCTGGGCCGGGAGAGCGAACGGCGCCTGGGCCTCCAGACCATCCGGCTGGAGTCGATCGTGGGCAGCGTGGACCGCACCCGCGACTTCGACCGCCGCTTCCGGCCCACCTCCACGCGGGTGCGCGAGCGGTGGCAGCGGCTGGCGCTGGCGCAGCGGCGGGGCGAGAGCATCCCGCCCATCGAGGTCTACCGGATCGGCGACCTGCACTTCGTCAACGACGGGCACCACCGGGTCTCGGTCGCGCACGCGCTCGGCCTGACCACGATCGACGCCTACGTCACCGAGGTGCGCACCAAGCTCGACCCGTACGGCGTGCGCCACCGCGGCGACCTGATCGTCAAGGACTACCGCCGGGTGTTCCTGGAACGTGTGCCGCTGACCGGTCAGGCGCGGGCGGCGGTGGTGATGACCGACCCGTGGGACTACGCCGAGCTGGGCGAGTCCATCGAGGCCTGGGGCTTCCGGCTGATGCAGGACGAGGGCCGGTTCAGTGACCGCGCGACCATCGCCGCCCGCTGGTACGCCGAGGAGTTCCAGCCGGTGGTGGCCATGTTGCGGCAGGCCGACCTGGTCGGCGAGCGCACCGAGGCAGAGGCCTACCTGGTCGTCTCCGGGGAGCGCTACCGGCTCATCCGCACGCACCGGTGGAGCGACGAGGTGGTCAACGCGCTGCGGGACCGGATGCGGTCCTAG
- a CDS encoding metallophosphoesterase family protein: MPRVLVVSDEVVAHLWTEQVRQHEVDLILGAGDLPFDYLEYLVSTLDRPCVFVPGNHDADLSGYSNVRGLWTRDGMPARWPGPAGAANADGTVVDVAGLRIAGLGGSIRYNRGPNQWTERQQARRARRLVRTANWRRLRDGKGVDVLLTHSPPKDCGDREDPPHRGFACLHDTVHRLRPRLLLHGHIHPHGEKTPDRQLGDTLVRNVVGYHLLDIRSPEEVGRAR, translated from the coding sequence ATGCCCCGCGTGCTCGTGGTCTCGGACGAAGTCGTGGCCCACCTGTGGACCGAGCAGGTCCGCCAGCACGAGGTGGACCTGATCCTGGGTGCGGGCGACCTCCCGTTCGACTACCTGGAGTACCTGGTCAGCACGCTGGACCGGCCGTGCGTGTTCGTACCGGGCAACCACGACGCGGACCTGTCCGGGTACAGCAACGTGCGCGGCCTGTGGACCCGGGACGGCATGCCCGCCCGCTGGCCCGGGCCCGCCGGGGCGGCCAACGCCGACGGCACCGTGGTCGACGTCGCCGGGCTGCGCATCGCCGGGCTGGGCGGTTCGATCCGGTACAACCGCGGCCCCAACCAGTGGACCGAGCGACAGCAGGCCCGGCGCGCGCGGCGGCTGGTGCGCACCGCGAACTGGCGGCGGCTGCGTGACGGCAAGGGTGTGGACGTGCTGCTCACCCACTCCCCGCCCAAGGACTGCGGCGACCGCGAGGACCCTCCGCACCGGGGCTTCGCCTGCCTGCACGACACCGTGCACCGGCTGCGCCCCCGCCTGCTGCTGCACGGCCACATTCACCCGCACGGGGAGAAGACACCTGATCGTCAGCTCGGCGACACGCTCGTGCGCAATGTTGTGGGCTATCACCTGCTGGACATCCGCTCACCCGAGGAGGTAGGCCGTGCGCGGTGA
- a CDS encoding SMP-30/gluconolactonase/LRE family protein, which produces MRVRRLLAGTVAIAAVVVVGTPAATAAPPAFPTEFALPNGFQPEGIEVARATAYFGSRVDGSIQAVDLATGVGRQLSKGPGTPSLGLKADWRGRLFVSGGVGGDARVVDTRTGEVLARYAFGTPNQSFVNDVVLTGDAAYFTDSRNPVLYKLTLSHTGALPKDFTRIPLTGEFTQTPDVVNANGIVTSPDGRSLLVVQSNTGTLFRVDPRSGQARKVDLGGQQLTNGDGMLRLGRDLFVVQNRLNVVTRYRLAHDGGSGALTARITDSRFDVPATVARFGDRLYLPNARFTTPPTPTTPYNAVAVDIP; this is translated from the coding sequence ATGCGCGTCCGGAGACTGCTGGCTGGCACGGTGGCGATCGCGGCGGTGGTGGTGGTCGGGACCCCGGCCGCCACGGCCGCCCCGCCCGCCTTCCCCACCGAGTTCGCCCTGCCGAACGGGTTCCAGCCGGAGGGCATCGAGGTCGCGCGGGCCACCGCCTACTTCGGGTCCAGAGTGGACGGTTCGATCCAGGCCGTCGACCTCGCCACCGGGGTCGGCAGGCAGCTCAGCAAGGGCCCCGGCACCCCCTCGCTCGGCCTCAAGGCCGACTGGCGCGGGCGGCTGTTCGTCTCCGGCGGCGTGGGCGGCGACGCGCGTGTGGTCGACACCCGCACCGGCGAGGTGCTCGCTCGCTACGCCTTCGGCACCCCGAACCAGAGCTTCGTCAACGATGTCGTGCTGACCGGCGACGCCGCCTACTTCACCGACTCCCGCAACCCGGTGTTGTACAAGCTCACGCTCAGCCACACCGGCGCGCTGCCGAAGGACTTCACTCGCATCCCGCTCACCGGCGAGTTCACCCAGACACCCGATGTCGTCAACGCGAACGGCATCGTCACCTCGCCGGACGGCAGGTCGCTGCTGGTCGTGCAGTCCAACACCGGCACGCTGTTCCGCGTCGACCCGAGGTCTGGCCAGGCGCGCAAGGTCGACCTCGGCGGGCAGCAGCTGACCAACGGTGACGGCATGCTGCGGTTGGGCCGCGACCTGTTCGTGGTGCAAAACCGCCTGAACGTGGTCACCCGGTACCGGCTCGCCCACGACGGTGGCAGCGGCGCGCTGACCGCCCGCATCACCGACTCCCGCTTCGACGTGCCCGCCACGGTGGCCCGGTTCGGTGACCGGCTGTACCTGCCGAACGCCCGGTTCACCACCCCGCCGACGCCTACCACTCCGTACAACGCCGTGGCAGTGGACATTCCGTAG
- a CDS encoding DUF2332 domain-containing protein: MLVDLFQDAAQSCRQRSPLNHALLTAAAQDLAAGGVTASVMAGSERDRRGTVPGLRFAGSLHRLVLEGKAPGLAKHYPSVGGHTDLDKLWTDVQPVLAEHADELRALVRSTVVQTNEPGRTAPLFGGLLVAADRAAKAAGRATPYPVRLLEIGASGGLNLRPHRVAYQLADGRVLGDPRSRLRLDPEWTGLPPTDLDVPLRVVDRAGCDLNPVDVSTLDGQRQLSSFIWPDQLDRWRRLQRAMRLAVADPVRIDRSPGPDWLREHLAQPRPGVLTVVWHSVVWQYVSPAQRAQGRAVLAEAAERATDECPLALLVFEPRERVGGPFRFDLLLRLWPAGISLHLGSGSGHGIPFTWDERRWS, translated from the coding sequence GTGCTCGTGGATTTGTTCCAGGACGCCGCCCAGAGCTGCCGCCAACGGAGCCCGCTCAACCACGCACTGCTGACCGCCGCCGCGCAGGATCTCGCGGCCGGTGGAGTCACGGCGTCGGTCATGGCAGGTTCGGAGCGCGACCGCCGCGGCACCGTGCCCGGTCTGCGGTTCGCAGGCTCTCTGCACCGGTTGGTGCTCGAAGGCAAGGCCCCCGGCCTGGCCAAGCACTACCCGAGCGTGGGTGGCCACACCGACCTCGACAAGCTCTGGACCGACGTGCAGCCGGTGCTCGCCGAGCACGCCGACGAGCTGCGCGCGCTGGTGCGCTCGACCGTCGTGCAGACCAACGAGCCCGGCCGCACCGCCCCGCTCTTCGGCGGGCTGCTGGTGGCCGCCGACCGCGCCGCCAAGGCCGCCGGGCGGGCCACGCCGTACCCGGTGCGCCTGCTGGAGATCGGCGCCAGCGGCGGGCTGAACCTGCGCCCGCACCGCGTGGCCTACCAGCTCGCCGACGGCCGGGTGCTGGGCGATCCGCGCAGCCGCCTGCGCCTGGACCCCGAGTGGACCGGTCTGCCGCCGACCGACCTGGACGTGCCGCTGCGCGTGGTCGACCGCGCGGGCTGCGACCTCAACCCGGTGGATGTGTCCACTTTGGATGGTCAGCGACAGCTGTCCTCCTTCATCTGGCCGGACCAGCTCGACCGCTGGCGCCGCCTGCAGCGCGCGATGCGCCTGGCGGTGGCCGACCCGGTGCGCATCGACCGCTCGCCCGGCCCGGACTGGTTGCGCGAGCACCTCGCCCAGCCGCGGCCCGGGGTGCTCACCGTCGTCTGGCACTCGGTGGTGTGGCAGTACGTCTCGCCCGCGCAGCGCGCGCAGGGCCGGGCCGTGCTCGCCGAGGCCGCCGAGCGCGCCACCGACGAGTGCCCGCTGGCGCTGCTGGTCTTCGAGCCCCGCGAACGCGTGGGCGGCCCATTCCGCTTCGACCTGTTGCTGCGGTTGTGGCCCGCCGGAATTTCGCTGCACCTGGGCAGTGGCTCCGGACATGGGATCCCGTTCACATGGGACGAACGGCGCTGGAGCTGA
- a CDS encoding ABC transporter permease — translation MFAVFSVPARRRTLLVDAAVALGVGLLFYLVIRVGSGTMAPLGGDDSLDRISTDPSVLPYYAARTLLRMFAALALSVVFTAVVGTLAARSRRAEKIILPALDILQSVPILGFLSVTVTGFMALSPGSTLGVEFASVFAIFTSQAWNMAYAWYQALRVRPRELDEAATTLGLTRWQRFWRLDAPSTTIPLLWNGMMSFGGGWFFVVAAEAISVGNRTYALPGIGSYVAAATARAEADRLLLAVGTMVLLVLVVNVLFWRPLTAWAERFRVEETEAGAAPRSLVLDLLRRASLPRRLGAALGPVAEGLDRAARVFGRPGTRWAPPRARRRAGDLALLVAVLGLLAWGSVSAVDYLAGTVTWAELGHVAWLGLVTFARVVPVVVVASLVWVPLGVWIGLHPKVSRLAQPVVQVFASFPATFLFPLCTALLISTQVSLDWGGVLLMSLGAQWYVLFNVIAGASAIPADLREAAADLGVRRWLWWRRLVLPAVFPAWVTGALTAAGGAWNASIVSEVVTYGSDRLEATGLGAYISTATAASDFPHLLVGVAVMSAYVTALNSLCWRPLHAFAQRRFSL, via the coding sequence ATGTTCGCTGTCTTCAGCGTGCCCGCACGCCGCCGCACGCTCCTCGTCGACGCCGCCGTCGCCCTCGGGGTCGGCCTGCTGTTCTACCTGGTCATCCGGGTGGGTTCGGGCACGATGGCCCCGCTCGGCGGGGACGACTCCCTTGACCGGATCAGCACCGATCCCTCGGTCCTGCCCTACTACGCCGCCCGCACGCTGCTGCGCATGTTCGCCGCGCTCGCGCTCTCCGTCGTGTTCACCGCGGTGGTCGGTACGCTCGCCGCGCGGTCCCGCCGGGCGGAAAAGATCATCCTGCCCGCACTCGACATTCTCCAGTCGGTGCCGATTCTCGGATTCCTCTCCGTCACGGTCACCGGATTCATGGCGCTTTCGCCCGGTTCCACACTGGGCGTGGAATTCGCCTCGGTGTTCGCCATCTTCACCTCGCAGGCGTGGAACATGGCCTATGCCTGGTACCAGGCACTGCGGGTGCGGCCGCGCGAGCTCGACGAGGCGGCCACCACGCTCGGCCTCACCCGGTGGCAGCGGTTCTGGCGGCTGGACGCGCCCAGCACCACGATCCCGCTGCTGTGGAACGGGATGATGAGCTTCGGTGGCGGCTGGTTCTTCGTGGTCGCCGCCGAGGCGATCAGCGTGGGCAACCGGACGTACGCGTTGCCCGGCATCGGCAGCTACGTGGCCGCCGCGACCGCGCGCGCCGAAGCTGACCGCCTGCTGCTCGCGGTGGGCACGATGGTGCTGCTGGTGCTCGTGGTGAACGTGCTGTTCTGGCGCCCGCTGACCGCGTGGGCGGAGCGGTTCCGCGTGGAGGAGACCGAGGCGGGCGCGGCCCCGCGCAGCCTGGTGCTCGACCTGCTGCGCCGGGCCAGCCTGCCCCGGCGGCTGGGCGCGGCGCTCGGCCCGGTGGCCGAGGGGCTGGACCGGGCGGCGCGGGTGTTCGGGCGGCCCGGCACCCGGTGGGCCCCGCCCCGGGCGCGGCGGCGGGCCGGTGACCTGGCGCTGCTGGTGGCCGTGCTGGGCCTGCTGGCCTGGGGCTCGGTGTCCGCGGTGGACTACCTGGCGGGCACGGTGACCTGGGCGGAGCTCGGGCACGTGGCCTGGCTCGGGCTGGTCACGTTCGCGCGGGTGGTGCCGGTGGTCGTGGTGGCCTCGCTGGTGTGGGTGCCGCTGGGCGTGTGGATCGGGCTGCACCCCAAGGTCTCCCGCCTGGCCCAGCCGGTGGTGCAGGTGTTCGCCAGCTTCCCGGCGACCTTCCTGTTCCCGCTGTGCACCGCCTTGTTGATCAGCACCCAGGTGTCCCTGGACTGGGGCGGTGTGCTGCTGATGAGCCTCGGCGCGCAGTGGTACGTGCTGTTCAACGTGATCGCCGGGGCCAGCGCGATCCCGGCCGACCTGCGTGAGGCCGCCGCCGACCTCGGGGTGCGCCGGTGGCTGTGGTGGCGGCGGCTGGTGCTGCCCGCGGTGTTCCCGGCCTGGGTGACCGGTGCGCTGACCGCCGCCGGGGGCGCGTGGAACGCCTCGATCGTCTCCGAGGTGGTCACCTACGGGTCCGACCGGCTGGAGGCCACCGGGCTCGGCGCGTACATCTCGACCGCGACCGCCGCCTCGGACTTCCCGCACCTCCTCGTCGGGGTGGCGGTGATGAGCGCCTACGTGACCGCCCTCAACAGCCTCTGCTGGCGCCCCCTGCACGCCTTCGCGCAGCGCCGCTTCAGCCTCTGA
- a CDS encoding ABC transporter ATP-binding protein, with the protein MTIVALEHVHKDFGGHPVLADVSLQLRAGEVVALLGKSGSGKSTLLRTIAGLVEPTSGRVTYRGETLRGPNPGTAMVFQSFALLPWLTVRDNVELGLRARGVRRAERRRRAEAVIDLIGLDGFAGAYPKELSGGMRQRVGFARALVLEPDALLMDEPFSALDVLTAENLRTELMALWGNARFPTRTICVVTHNIEEAVLLADRVLVLGANPGRITEEITVPLTRPRDRRGAGFQAVVDRIYRALTGSALDRELPDPHTPVRRPLPVASVGGLAGLVELVDGSGGRAELPELAAELAFEVDDLMPLVDAARLLGLVEVAGAGVHLTAEGQAWAGADIPRSKERFAALAEANAPLVGMITHALRTSRTGRLRQSFFLDLLQRGFTQPEALRQLAVAVDWGRYGELFDFDAVAHELVLENGARS; encoded by the coding sequence ATGACCATCGTGGCACTCGAGCACGTCCACAAGGACTTCGGCGGGCACCCGGTGCTGGCCGACGTCAGCCTCCAGCTGCGCGCGGGTGAGGTCGTCGCCCTGCTCGGCAAGTCCGGTTCCGGCAAGTCGACGCTGCTGCGCACGATCGCCGGGCTGGTGGAACCCACCTCGGGGCGCGTCACCTACCGGGGTGAGACGCTGCGCGGACCGAACCCGGGCACCGCGATGGTGTTCCAGAGCTTCGCGCTGCTGCCCTGGCTGACCGTGCGGGACAACGTCGAGCTGGGCCTGCGGGCCCGGGGCGTGCGGCGGGCCGAGCGCAGGCGCCGGGCCGAGGCGGTGATCGACCTCATCGGTCTGGACGGCTTCGCCGGGGCCTACCCGAAGGAGCTCTCCGGCGGTATGCGCCAGCGGGTCGGCTTCGCCCGCGCGCTGGTGCTGGAACCGGACGCGCTGCTGATGGACGAGCCGTTCTCCGCGCTGGACGTGCTGACCGCGGAGAACCTGCGCACCGAGCTGATGGCGCTGTGGGGCAACGCGCGCTTCCCGACGCGGACCATCTGCGTGGTCACGCACAACATCGAGGAGGCCGTGCTGCTGGCCGACCGGGTGCTGGTGCTCGGCGCGAACCCGGGGCGGATCACCGAGGAGATCACGGTGCCGCTGACACGGCCGAGGGACCGCCGGGGCGCCGGGTTCCAGGCCGTGGTGGACCGGATCTACCGCGCGCTCACCGGGTCCGCGCTCGACCGCGAGCTGCCCGATCCGCACACCCCGGTGCGGCGGCCGCTGCCGGTGGCCAGTGTCGGCGGGCTGGCCGGTCTGGTCGAGCTGGTCGACGGCAGCGGTGGCCGGGCCGAGCTGCCGGAGCTGGCGGCCGAGCTGGCGTTCGAGGTGGACGACCTGATGCCGCTGGTGGACGCGGCCCGGCTGCTCGGGCTGGTCGAGGTGGCGGGCGCGGGGGTGCACCTGACCGCCGAGGGCCAGGCCTGGGCGGGCGCGGACATCCCGAGGAGCAAGGAGCGGTTCGCCGCGCTCGCCGAGGCGAACGCCCCGCTGGTCGGCATGATCACGCACGCGCTGCGCACCAGCCGCACGGGCCGGTTGCGCCAGTCCTTCTTCCTGGACCTGCTCCAGCGCGGTTTCACCCAGCCCGAGGCGCTGCGGCAGCTCGCCGTGGCCGTGGACTGGGGCCGGTACGGCGAGCTGTTCGACTTCGACGCGGTGGCGCACGAGCTGGTGCTGGAGAACGGAGCCCGGTCATGA
- a CDS encoding MgtC/SapB family protein, translating to MTLLWWEVGARLGAALVLGAAIGLERQWRARLAGLRTNALVATGACLFVLLSQLTPGEGSPTRIAAQVVSGIGFLGAGVIIRDGASLRGINTAATIWGAAGVGCLAGAGLYPHAAAGAATIVLANIVLRALARKVDRTQPDPDRHYRYDFKAVCRDTEEPHIRALVVQAVTAAGFTLHGLESEDLTTPGRTEVTARLAATGKQGGDLEHAVSRLSLEPGVTAVSWRVANPDPDV from the coding sequence ATGACCCTGCTGTGGTGGGAGGTGGGCGCCCGGCTGGGCGCGGCCCTGGTCCTGGGCGCGGCGATCGGCCTGGAGCGCCAGTGGCGCGCCCGCCTGGCTGGCCTGCGCACCAACGCCCTGGTCGCCACGGGCGCCTGCCTGTTCGTACTGCTGAGCCAGCTGACCCCGGGCGAGGGCAGTCCGACCCGCATCGCGGCCCAGGTCGTCTCGGGCATCGGTTTCCTGGGCGCGGGCGTGATCATCCGCGACGGCGCCTCGCTGCGGGGCATCAACACGGCGGCCACGATCTGGGGCGCGGCGGGGGTGGGCTGCCTGGCGGGCGCGGGCCTGTACCCGCACGCCGCGGCGGGCGCCGCCACGATCGTCCTGGCCAACATCGTCCTGCGGGCCCTGGCCCGCAAGGTCGACCGGACCCAACCGGACCCGGACCGCCACTACCGCTACGACTTCAAGGCGGTCTGCCGCGACACCGAGGAACCCCACATCCGGGCCCTGGTCGTCCAGGCGGTCACCGCGGCGGGCTTCACCCTCCATGGCCTGGAGAGCGAGGACCTGACCACCCCGGGCCGGACCGAGGTCACCGCCCGCCTGGCCGCCACGGGCAAGCAGGGCGGCGACCTGGAACACGCGGTGAGCCGCCTGAGCCTGGAGCCGGGGGTGACCGCGGTGAGCTGGCGGGTGGCCAACCCGGACCCGGACGTCTGA